Proteins encoded together in one Drosophila albomicans strain 15112-1751.03 chromosome 2R, ASM965048v2, whole genome shotgun sequence window:
- the LOC117573767 gene encoding LOW QUALITY PROTEIN: WD repeat-containing protein 36 (The sequence of the model RefSeq protein was modified relative to this genomic sequence to represent the inferred CDS: inserted 1 base in 1 codon; deleted 1 base in 1 codon) → MTHLGSNDNSSGDEEPRAIVKESSKIFRRNRALGYVSNQVPAVTRYVQRRRDTLLITCIGRSFQVYTASHMRLLHVSGLHPDDITAMATDRLHTYTASNKCIYAWRAGKHIRHVYRGHEHDVHLLLPFGGNLIAVDRGNVLKVWNIRTDDVYLDVPFNREEFNITAMAHPPTYINKIVLGSQQGQLKIMNIKKNTILCTISRHNSRITCIEPGPALDVVAVGHGDGSIVVLNLKYDTVIVAFKMEWGMVTGLAFRTDGPPILVSSCITGYMAFWDLEQRKLAGQLQAHEQEITTTICLPSEPVVFTTSPDNSMKLFVFDMPDGGARQLRIREGHTKPPLCIRYHGGSGVSILSSGEDSTMRVFSTISESLSKSMGRATYNSKATKKKNRFKYDKFSMPPILEFTSDTAREREWDNIAAIHAGIIQTTTWTFNKNRMGDHRLVPLQFQSSHRSNFQAETTSIILTHCGNFVIIGYSTGDVERFNIQSGLHRSSYGAPAKAHDVAVRGLASDNLNQYVVSGCTEGLVKFWLFKGTSTKPLAILRLADGVALMRQHRESSMLAIALDTFKIYVVDMNTRVIVRKFIGHTAKLNDMTFSPDSRWLISAAMDSTIKVWDIPSSYMIDHFRVERPCISLSMSPSGDFLATAHVNLLGIYLWANKTLFNQISLRSIDPNEAAPYVGLPSNMCDAMELENVMEELEIDDEAELGEEIDAKYETPKQLDTELITMSGLAASRWQNLLDLELIKRRNKPKAPPKAPKQAPFFLPTVSGLEMRFDVTNAPANEDGSKLLQATTLNNLTXFGKLLEATAANGNYEPAVKHITQLGPSMVDFEIKSLHPDAGGTMLAMKQFLKLIEYMLGTNMDFELAQSYLSVYLRSHGLSLSESPLLVQSLRSVSKAQEEAWQRVESKLIYGTGVVAALRNFAR, encoded by the exons ATGACACATCTGGGATCAAACGATAATTCGTCTGGGGACGAAGAGCCACGTGCCATTGTGAAGGAAAGTAGCAAGATATTCCGTCGCAATCGTGCACTCGGCTATGTGAGCAACCAGGTGCCGGCGGTGACACGTTATGTTCAGCGACGTCGCGATACTCTGCTGATCACCTGCATTGGCCGGTCCTTCCAGGTGTATACGGCCAGTCATATGCGACTGCTGCATGTGAGCGGATTGCACCCGGATGACATTACGGCCATGGCAACGGACAgattacacacatacacagcgaGCAACAAGTGCATCTATGCATGGAGGGCGGGCAAACACATACGCCATGTGTATCGTGGCCATGAGCATGATGTCCACCTTTTGCTGCCCTTCGGTGGCAATCTGATTGCCGTGGATCGCGGCAATGTGTTGAAGGTTTGGAATATACGCACCGACGATGTGTATTTGGATGTGCCCTTCAACCGGGAAGAATTCAATATCACTGCTATGGCTCATCCGCCCACTTACATCAATAAGATTGTCCTCGGCTCACAGCAGGGCCAGCTGAAGATCATGAACATCAAGAAGAACACCATTTTGTGCACCATCAGTCGCCACAATAGTCGCATCACTTGCATCGAACCGGGTCCAGCATTGGATGTGGTTGCCGTAGGCCATGGCGATGGCAGCATTGTTGTGCTGAATCTGAAATACGATACAGTGATTGTAGCATTCAAGATGGAATGGGGCATGGTCACAGGCCTCGCCTTCCGCACAGATGGTCCACCCATTTTGGTCTCATCTTGCATCACCGGTTACATGGCATTCTGGGATCTTGAACAGCGCAAACTAGCTGGGCAGCTCCAAGCACATGAACAGGAAATCACCACTACAATCTGTTTGCCCAGTGAACCTGTGGTGTTCACCACATCGCCCGATAACTCAATGAAATTGTTTGTCTTCGATATGCCCGATGGGGGAGCACGTCAACTGCGCATACGTGAGGGTCACACGAAGCCACCGCTTTGCATACGCTATCATGGCGGCTCTGGGGTGTCGATACTCTCGTCCGGCGAGGACAGCACAATGCGTGTGTTCTCCACCATATCGGAGTCACTGAGCAAGAGCATGGGTCGTGCCACCTACAATTCCAAGGCTACCAAAAAGAAGA ATCGCTTCAAATATGACAAGTTCAGCATGCCACCCATCTTGGAGTTCACTTCAGACACGGCTCGTGAACGTGAATGGGACAACATTGCTGCCATCCATGCGGGCATTATACAGACCACCACCTGGACTTTCAACAAAAATCGCATGGGCGATCATCGCTTGGTGCCACTGCAATTCCAGAGCAGTCATCGCAGCAACTTCCAGGCAGAAACGACATCGATCATTCTAACGCATTGCGGCAACTTTGTCATCATTGGCTACAGCACCGGCGATGTGGAACGCTTCAATATACAGTCCGGGTTGCATCGCAGCAGCTATGGAGCACCGGCTAAAGCGCACGATGTTGCGGTGCGCGGTTTGGCCAGCGACAATTTGAATCAATATGTGGTTTCCGGTTGCACTGAAGGCCTCGTCAAGTTCTGGTTGTTCAAGGGCACAT CTACGAAGCCATTGGCCATCTTGCGTCTGGCTGATGGTGTTGCTTTGATGCGTCAGCATCGCGAGAGTTCTATGCTGGCCATTGCTCTGGATACCTTCAAGATCTATGTAGTAGATATGAATACGCGTGTCATTGTGCGCAAGTTCATTGGCCACACAGCCAAGCTAAATGATATGACCTTTAGTCCGGATAGTCGTTGGCTCATTTCGGCTGCCATGGACTCCACTATTAAGGTTTGGGACATACCCTCCTCCTATATGATTGATCATTTTCGCGTGGAACGTCCCTGCATATCGCTAAGCATGTCCCCAAGCGGTGATTTCTTGGCCACCGCTCACGTCAATTTATTGGGCATCTATTTGTGGGCAAACAAGACGCTGTTTAATCAGATTTCGTTGCGTTCCATTGATCCCAATGAAGCGGCACCTTATGTGGGTCTGCCCTCTAATATGTGCGATGCTATGGAACTGGAGAATGTAATGGAAGAGCTGGAAATCGATGACGAGGCAGAGCTGGGCGAGGAAATTGATGCCAAATACGAGACACCCAAGCAACTGGACACGGAACTGATTACCATGTCGGGCTTGGCTGCATCACGTTGGCAAAATTTGTTGGATTTGGAGCTGATAAAGCGACGCAATAAACCCAAAGCGCCACCAAAGGCTCCCAAGCAGGCACCATTCTTTCTGCCCACCGTTTCGGGGCTGGAAATGCGTTTTGATGTGACAAATGCTCCTGCAAATGAAGATGGTTCCAAACTTCTGCAGGCCACAACACTCAACAATCTGA GCTTTGGCAAACTGTTGGAGGCAACTGCAGCGAATGGGAATTACGAGCCCGCAGTGAAGCATATTACACAGTTGGGACCATCGATGGTGGACTTTGAGATAAAGTCACTACATCCAGATGCGGGTGGCACCATGCTGGCCATG AAGCAGTTCCTCAAGCTCATCGAGTATATGCTGGGCACCAACATGGACTTTGAACTGGCCCAATCCTATCTAAGTGTCTATCTACGCTCTCATGGCCTCAGTCTCAGCGAATCGCCGTTGCTCGTCCAATCACTGCGCTCCGTTTCTAAGGCTCAGGAGGAAGCGTGGCAGCGCGTTGAGAGCAAGCTGATCTATGGCACAGGCGTTGTGGCTGCTCTGCGTAACTTTGCGCGCTAG